In a genomic window of Coregonus clupeaformis isolate EN_2021a chromosome 27, ASM2061545v1, whole genome shotgun sequence:
- the LOC121542107 gene encoding fibroblast growth factor 13 isoform X4, with amino-acid sequence MTFPLRRSTSEPQLKGIVTRLYSRTGFCLQMQADGTIDGTKDEDNSYAVFNLIPVGLRVVAIQGVQTKLYLAMNNDGFLYTSEHFTPECKFKESVFENYYVTYSSMIYRQQQSGRAWYLGLNKEGVIMKGNHVKKNKPSGHFIPKPLKVAMYREPSLHDLTEFSRSDSGTPTKSRSASALLNGGGKPLSQNEQST; translated from the exons ATGACTTTCCCTCTCCGGAGATCAACATCAG AGCCCCAGCTCAAGGGGATAGTGACGAGGCTGTACAGCCGCACAGGCTTCTGCCTTCAGATGCAGGCTGATGGAACCATCGATGGAACCAAGGACGAGGACAACAGCTATG CTGTGTTCAACCTCATTCCTGTTGGGCTGCGAGTGGTGGCCATCCAGGGGGTTCAGACCAAGCTCTACCTAGCCATGAACAACGACGGCTTCCTTTACACTTCG GAACACTTCACCCCGGAGTGTAAGTTCAAGGAGTCTGTGTTTGAGAACTACTACGTGACCTACTCCTCCATGATCTACAGACAGCAGCAGTCGGGCAGGGCCTGGTACCTTGGCCTCAACAAAGAGGGGGTCATCATGAAGGGGAACCATGTGAAGAAGAATAAACCGTCAGGCCACTTCATCCCCAAGCCACTGAAAG TTGCCATGTACAGGGAACCGTCTCTCCACGATCTGACCGAGTTCTCCCGCTCCGACAGCGGTACTCCCACTAAGAGCCGCAGTGCATCGGCCCTGCTGAACGGAGGAGGGAAGCCGCTGAGCCAGAACGAGCAGTCCACATAG
- the LOC121542107 gene encoding fibroblast growth factor 13 isoform X2 has product MQPEQDSSFSSVDVVIIESPCRNTCYKIFCCRLKKAIRMGREISPEEPQLKGIVTRLYSRTGFCLQMQADGTIDGTKDEDNSYAVFNLIPVGLRVVAIQGVQTKLYLAMNNDGFLYTSEHFTPECKFKESVFENYYVTYSSMIYRQQQSGRAWYLGLNKEGVIMKGNHVKKNKPSGHFIPKPLKVAMYREPSLHDLTEFSRSDSGTPTKSRSASALLNGGGKPLSQNEQST; this is encoded by the exons ATGCAACCAGAG CAGGATTCTAGCTTCTCATCTGTGGATGTGGTGATTATTGAGTCCCCCTGCCGTAATACGTGTTACAAAATCTTCTGCTGTCGATTGAAGAAAGCCATCAGAATGGGAAGAGAAATCTCCCCTGAAG AGCCCCAGCTCAAGGGGATAGTGACGAGGCTGTACAGCCGCACAGGCTTCTGCCTTCAGATGCAGGCTGATGGAACCATCGATGGAACCAAGGACGAGGACAACAGCTATG CTGTGTTCAACCTCATTCCTGTTGGGCTGCGAGTGGTGGCCATCCAGGGGGTTCAGACCAAGCTCTACCTAGCCATGAACAACGACGGCTTCCTTTACACTTCG GAACACTTCACCCCGGAGTGTAAGTTCAAGGAGTCTGTGTTTGAGAACTACTACGTGACCTACTCCTCCATGATCTACAGACAGCAGCAGTCGGGCAGGGCCTGGTACCTTGGCCTCAACAAAGAGGGGGTCATCATGAAGGGGAACCATGTGAAGAAGAATAAACCGTCAGGCCACTTCATCCCCAAGCCACTGAAAG TTGCCATGTACAGGGAACCGTCTCTCCACGATCTGACCGAGTTCTCCCGCTCCGACAGCGGTACTCCCACTAAGAGCCGCAGTGCATCGGCCCTGCTGAACGGAGGAGGGAAGCCGCTGAGCCAGAACGAGCAGTCCACATAG
- the LOC121542107 gene encoding fibroblast growth factor 13 isoform X3: protein MQPEDSSFSSVDVVIIESPCRNTCYKIFCCRLKKAIRMGREISPEEPQLKGIVTRLYSRTGFCLQMQADGTIDGTKDEDNSYAVFNLIPVGLRVVAIQGVQTKLYLAMNNDGFLYTSEHFTPECKFKESVFENYYVTYSSMIYRQQQSGRAWYLGLNKEGVIMKGNHVKKNKPSGHFIPKPLKVAMYREPSLHDLTEFSRSDSGTPTKSRSASALLNGGGKPLSQNEQST from the exons ATGCAACCAGAG GATTCTAGCTTCTCATCTGTGGATGTGGTGATTATTGAGTCCCCCTGCCGTAATACGTGTTACAAAATCTTCTGCTGTCGATTGAAGAAAGCCATCAGAATGGGAAGAGAAATCTCCCCTGAAG AGCCCCAGCTCAAGGGGATAGTGACGAGGCTGTACAGCCGCACAGGCTTCTGCCTTCAGATGCAGGCTGATGGAACCATCGATGGAACCAAGGACGAGGACAACAGCTATG CTGTGTTCAACCTCATTCCTGTTGGGCTGCGAGTGGTGGCCATCCAGGGGGTTCAGACCAAGCTCTACCTAGCCATGAACAACGACGGCTTCCTTTACACTTCG GAACACTTCACCCCGGAGTGTAAGTTCAAGGAGTCTGTGTTTGAGAACTACTACGTGACCTACTCCTCCATGATCTACAGACAGCAGCAGTCGGGCAGGGCCTGGTACCTTGGCCTCAACAAAGAGGGGGTCATCATGAAGGGGAACCATGTGAAGAAGAATAAACCGTCAGGCCACTTCATCCCCAAGCCACTGAAAG TTGCCATGTACAGGGAACCGTCTCTCCACGATCTGACCGAGTTCTCCCGCTCCGACAGCGGTACTCCCACTAAGAGCCGCAGTGCATCGGCCCTGCTGAACGGAGGAGGGAAGCCGCTGAGCCAGAACGAGCAGTCCACATAG
- the LOC121542107 gene encoding fibroblast growth factor 13 isoform X1, which produces MAAAIASSLIRQKREREREKANACRCTSSPNICKAGDRGPCEKPSKLNVFSRVKLFGSKKRKRIRRPEPQLKGIVTRLYSRTGFCLQMQADGTIDGTKDEDNSYAVFNLIPVGLRVVAIQGVQTKLYLAMNNDGFLYTSEHFTPECKFKESVFENYYVTYSSMIYRQQQSGRAWYLGLNKEGVIMKGNHVKKNKPSGHFIPKPLKVAMYREPSLHDLTEFSRSDSGTPTKSRSASALLNGGGKPLSQNEQST; this is translated from the exons ATGGCCGCTGCGATCGCCAGCTCCCTCATTCGGCAGAAGAGGGAGCGGGAGCGAGAGAAGGCGAATGCCTGCCGCTGCACAAGTAGTCCGAATATTTGCAAAGCAGGGGACAGGGGACCCTGTGAGAAACCGAGCAAGCTGAACGTGTTCTCACGCGTCAAACTCTTTGGCTCTAAGAAACGGAAGAGAATAAGGCGACCAG AGCCCCAGCTCAAGGGGATAGTGACGAGGCTGTACAGCCGCACAGGCTTCTGCCTTCAGATGCAGGCTGATGGAACCATCGATGGAACCAAGGACGAGGACAACAGCTATG CTGTGTTCAACCTCATTCCTGTTGGGCTGCGAGTGGTGGCCATCCAGGGGGTTCAGACCAAGCTCTACCTAGCCATGAACAACGACGGCTTCCTTTACACTTCG GAACACTTCACCCCGGAGTGTAAGTTCAAGGAGTCTGTGTTTGAGAACTACTACGTGACCTACTCCTCCATGATCTACAGACAGCAGCAGTCGGGCAGGGCCTGGTACCTTGGCCTCAACAAAGAGGGGGTCATCATGAAGGGGAACCATGTGAAGAAGAATAAACCGTCAGGCCACTTCATCCCCAAGCCACTGAAAG TTGCCATGTACAGGGAACCGTCTCTCCACGATCTGACCGAGTTCTCCCGCTCCGACAGCGGTACTCCCACTAAGAGCCGCAGTGCATCGGCCCTGCTGAACGGAGGAGGGAAGCCGCTGAGCCAGAACGAGCAGTCCACATAG